Genomic segment of Rutidosis leptorrhynchoides isolate AG116_Rl617_1_P2 unplaced genomic scaffold, CSIRO_AGI_Rlap_v1 contig239, whole genome shotgun sequence:
GTACGAATTCTGATCCGTTGTATCCTTCTCTTTCTGAAAACGCACCTATATTATAAAATTAATcagttaaaattttaattaaatacGTATCAAATACTATATAGTAAAATTAAATAAGTAATGTTGCCATAATTAAGTTAATAATTTGCTTACCAGCtttgaaattgaagagatcttGCAAGGCTTTAAGAAGTTGTGGATAAGCTTTGTACATTTTTAAGTCAATTTTTCGAAGATAAGGAGCTCCATCCATGCTCACTTTCACAAACATCCCTCCACCTTCGCCATCCGTGCTTTTCTTTGCTTGTAGATTGTTTTTCCGGTAAGATCTGATCGGCGGCCACCCCACGACTTGTGCCctagattattattataaacccatcATTAGTTTACTTCAAAATTTATCACGATATCTCTAAACCAAATTACGTACTATATATCTTGATTCTTGACAGATTTATTAATCTCTTTATAAAATAGTGTTCCTAATTAAGAATTTATAAAATAGCGTCACAGTTCAGTTTATTAGGGACTGAGGTAGAATTTATGGAGCTAATACATTTGTTTTCGAGACACTGATGAAATATCTCTGATAATTAAGAATTCAAACTATACAGATCGGTGAAACAATTTCATGATTATAGGCTaactaattaattaactcatatatcaGGATTAATATGCTTACTTGGAAGGTGGGGAAGTCTCTTGGTCACATAATTTGGAGTTTGAGTCTTGAATAATATTCATATCAGGCAATGCTCTTTTGTTGTTCTTTACCTCAGATGATCCTGGTAGCCCTAATCTGAGCTCAGTTGCCTCCATGTTAACGTCTTTTTTATCCTTAAAGCATTTCTCCATTTCTTCTTCGTGCAGATTtcgatcgaatatatatatattctaatattgCGAGCTCAAATTAgtactcaatatatatatatatatatatatagttttgtatATTGTGAAATGGTGTAAACGTGTGTAGTAAATGTTTAGGAAACTTTAGTGGGTGTTTTATAGATAAAGAGTAGCTCAAATTTGTCAATGTAATAGAAAGGAGAAATAATATACTTAGATGCCCCAACATGGGTTCAGTaggaaacaaataaataaaataaaatgagatcactattattatcattaagtaattTCAATATTTTTAATTAGATAAATaagaaa
This window contains:
- the LOC139882177 gene encoding auxin-responsive protein IAA4-like, whose product is MEKCFKDKKDVNMEATELRLGLPGSSEVKNNKRALPDMNIIQDSNSKLCDQETSPPSKAQVVGWPPIRSYRKNNLQAKKSTDGEGGGMFVKVSMDGAPYLRKIDLKMYKAYPQLLKALQDLFNFKAGAFSEREGYNGSEFVPTYEDKDGDWMLLGDVPWEMFITSCKRLRIMKGSEARGLGCAIILTSLDKLIAIMSIEKHYKVQTLILENLKSCEVRRSHCSYTGPAMAALLEKYPDEK